From one Lycium barbarum isolate Lr01 chromosome 6, ASM1917538v2, whole genome shotgun sequence genomic stretch:
- the LOC132600464 gene encoding disease resistance protein RPV1-like isoform X1: MSQFVHQAYLSFRSKEISKTFGDHLHTALLNAGIPSFRPDEELKEEEKKLQKAIQESRVLIVVISNDYASSQRCLDDLIHMLESKRAFGHFLLPVFYVVDPSDVRKQKGSFEEAFFRYEERYKTENDERRKKWTEKVEKWRAALREVADLGGMVLQNQADGYESRFIQEIVKVVAGKLRRTMLSVAPHPIGIDSRVKDIDLWLQEGSTSVDILAIHGMGGIGKTTIAKTAYNLNFDRFEGSGFLADVRKVLEKYDGLARLQRQLLSNILGKNVEKIYNVSEGAIKIQEVISCKRVLLVLDDIDNIDQLNAVLGMRQWFYPGSKIIITTRNGHLLTSTEACRCRMYKLKALDAKESLQLFCWHAFGEESHPLEYMDLTIDVVHHCKGIPLALKVLGSSLGDTSIEVWESALRKLKAIPDSKILEKLRISYECLPDDNVQNLFLDIVCFFAGKDKDYAVTILDGCGFFSVVGIQILVDRCLLAIDHNKLMVHQLLQDMGRGIIREESPWEPRKRSRIWKHKDAFNILLGKTGTERIQGLVLDIRMLKEVEYIRQNFNGNNVNSQRQQSLAAVELFRNVFSETSNGVRFEIDAFSRMQKLRILQLTETKFTGSYKWFPKSLKLLHWRGFFLKSIPKDFPLENLVALDMRRSRLQQAWEGTRMLKSLKIFNLSHSHFLRRTPDFSGLPNLEKLILKDCVRLFHIHESIGDLEELVLLNLRDCKNLTNLPRSFCKLKSLETLIISGCSELALSTIDLGKLESLKILHADEINYNHKKSWVALWQSWSSKLKKSPDYDNFSLYSLSSSLVSLSLAKCKLTDDALSLGVNNLFSLRHLNLSGNLISNLPQSITNLSMLQDLWLDACPSLQSLPNLPSRLIKLKATECTSLERVTNLLETHTLFLDVRGSEKLTEIPGLFKLEPISNFKEEMVNTLNHLNLDDIQNTDVELFNRLTNTKRIYSVQGLYEFGIFSTYFPGSEIPSWYRRKGEESLLTLEVDSHTDTKIIGLNICVVYSRSNHQKSRCWGENQLGNWYSFFIKLNNVSKGVKWIYAPTFIGIPGPNENLTFLCHWKLGKYLEAGDEINVSIIGWSYTFQMKDFGVNLEFDTLETDLSRAPSGDSNELAINTNDPSAYVSGDCVMESYMPVYQLAWNHYCFSHPDYFLFNGHQRKQAAMRLILYQKLFEDFVQNAGKEDDSDIDIYHEKYAEEAALAELEDDVEWPW; encoded by the exons ATGTCTCAGTTTGTTCATCAAGCATATTTAAGTTTCAGAAGCAAGGAAATAAGCAAGACCTTTGGAGATCATCTTCATACAGCCTTGTTAAATGCTGGTATCCCCTCATTCAGGCCTGATGAAGAGCTTAAGGAAGAAGAGAAAAAGCTGCAGAAAGCAATTCAAGAATCCAGAGTTCTTATAGTTGTCATTTCAAATGACTATGCTTCTTCTCAGAGATGTCTTGATGATCTCATCCATATGCTTGAAAGCAAGAGAGCTTTTGGGCATTTTCTTCTGCCTGTGTTTTATGTTGTGGATCCATCAGATGTGAGGAAGCAGAAAGGGAGCTTTGAAGAAGCTTTCTTtaggtatgaagagagatataaaACAGAGAATGATGAAAGGAGAAAGAAATGGACGGAGAAGGTGGAAAAATGGAGGGCTGCTTTAAGAGAAGTTGCTGATTTGGGAGGAATGGTCTTACAGAATCAAGCTGATGG GTATGAGTCGAGGTTTATACAAGAAATTGTCAAGGTGGTTGCAGGAAAATTGAGGCGCACTATGTTAAGTGTTGCTCCCCACCCAATTGGAATAGATTCTCGAGTCAAGGACATTGATTTGTGGTTACAAGAGGGATCAACTAGTGTAGATATTCTGGCAATACATGGTATGGGAGGAATTGGCAAAACCACAATAGCCAAAACAGCTTATAACCTGAATTTTGATAGATTTGAAGGCAGCGGCTTCCTTGCAGACGTGAGAAAAGTTTTAGAAAAGTACGATGGTTTAGCTCGTCTGCAAAGACAACTTCTTTCAAATATTCTCGGGAAAAATGTTGAAAAGATATACAATGTCAGTGAAGGGGCCATCAAGATTCAAGAAGTCATCAGCTGCAAAAGAGTCCTCCTTGTTCTTGATGACATAGACAACATAGATCAACTAAATGCTGTACTTGGTATGAGGCAATGGTTTTATCCAGGTAGCAAAATTATCATAACAACAAGAAATGGCCATTTATTAACTTCTACTGAAGCATGTAGATGTAGGATGTATAAGCTAAAGGCTTTGGATGCCAAAGAATCACTTCAATTGTTCTGTTGGCATGCATTTGGTGAAGAAAGCCACCCTTTAGAGTATATGGATCTTACAATAGATGTTGTACATCATTGTAAAGGAATTCCGTTAGCTCTTAAAGTTTTGGGTTCCTCTCTTGGTGATACAAGTATAGAGGTTTGGGAAAGTGCATTAAGGAAATTGAAAGCTATTCCAGACAGTAAAATCCTTGAAAAACTAAGGATAAGTTATGAATGTCTACCAGATGATAATGTTCAGAACCTATTCCTTGATATTGTCTGTTTCTTTGCTGGTAAGGACAAAGATTATGCAGTAACAATACTTGATGGGTGTGGGTTCTTTTCAGTAGTTGGAATTCAGATTCTTGTTGACAGATGCCTATTAGCGATTGACCATAACAAACTGATGGTGCATCAATTACTTCAAGACATGGGAAGAGGAATTATTCGGGAAGAATCCCCTTGGGAGCCTAGGAAACGAAGCAGAATTTGGAAACACAAAGATGCCTTTAACATATTGCTGGGGAAAACA GGTACTGAAAGAATCCAAGGTCTAGTTCTTGACATCCGGATGCTGAAGGAAGTGGAATATATCAGACAAAATTTCAATGGAAATAATGTTAATTCACAAAGGCAACAGAGTTTAGCTGCTGTTGAACTGTTCAGAAACGTTTTTtcagaaacttcaaatggtgtGCGGTTTGAAATTGATGCATTTTCAAGAATGCAGAAACTGAGAATTCTACAGCTTACAGAAACAAAATTCACTGGTAGCTACAAATGGTTTCCTAAGAGTTTAAAATTGCTCCATTGGCGTGGATTTTTTTTGAAGTCCATTCCAAAGGATTTTCCTTTGGAGAACCTGGTTGCTCTTGATATGAGGAGGAGCAGATTGCAACAAGCCTGGGAGGGAACTAGG ATGCTTAAGTCATTAAAAATTTTCAATCTCAGCCATTCCCATTTCCTAAGAAGAACTCCTGATTTTTCTGGGCTTCCTAATCTGGAAAAACTCATATTGAAGGATTGCGTAAGATTGTTCCATATTCATGAATCGATTGGAGATCTCGAGGAACTTGTTCTCTTGAACCTAAGAGACTGCAAGAATCTGACGAATCTTCCAAGAAGCTTTTGTAAGCTCAAGTCCTTGGAAACACTCATCATTTCTGGTTGTTCTGAACTTGCTCTATCAACAATTGATCTAGGAAAGCTGGAATCTTTGAAAATCCTCCACGCAGATGAAATTAACTACAATCACAAGAAATCATGGGTTGCACTCTGGCAATCTTGGtcatcaaaattaaaaaaatcccCAGATTATGATAACTTTTCATTGTATTCTTTATCAAGTTCCCTGGTTAGCTTAAGTCTGGCAAAATGCAAGCTAACAGATGATGCTTTGTCACTTGGTGTTAACAACCTTTTCTCATTACGACACCTAAATCTAAGTGGAAACCTGATTTCTAACCTTCCACAGAGTATCACAAATCTGAGTATGCTTCAGGACCTTTGGCTAGACGCATGCCCAAGCCTCCAATCGCTACCCAATCTTCCTTCAAGGCTCATCAAGCTGAAGGCTACAGAATGCACATCACTAGAAAGAGTTACAAATCTATTGGAGACTCATACACTATTCTTGGATGTTAGAGGCAGTGAGAAACTAACTGAGATTCCTGGACTGTTCAAGCTGGAGCCGATAAGTAATTTCAAAGAGGAAATGGTAAACACTTTGAACCATCTCAACCTggatgatatacaaaatacagaTGTGGAACTATTTAACAGGCTTACCAACACAAAAAGGATATATTCAGTGCAG GGACTCTATGAGTTTGGCATCTTCAGCACTTATTTTCCTGGAAGTGAGATCCCAAGTTGGTACAGAAGGAAGGGTGAAGAAAGCTTATTGACTCTGGAAGTGGATTCTCATACTGATACAAAGATTATAGGACTTAATATATGCGTTGTATATTCACGTTCCAATCACCAGAAATCTCGATGCTGGGGTGAAAACCAACTTGGGAACTGGTATTCCTTCTTCATCAAACTGAATAATGTGTCCAAGGGTGTCAAATGGATTTACGCCCCAACATTCATAGGCATTCCAGGACCTAATGAAAACTTGACATTTTTATGCCACTGGAAATTGGGGAAGTATCTAGAAGCTGGTGATGAGATTAATGTCTCAATAATAGGTTGGAGTTATACTTTTCAGATGAAAGATTTTGGAGTTAACCTTGAGTTTGACACACTAGAAACAGATCTATCCCGAGCACCAAGTGGTGATTCAAACGAGCTAGCAATTAACACTAATGATCCTAGTGCTTATGTATCTGGAGACTGTGTCATGGAAAGTTATATGCCTGTGTATCAGCTAGCATGGAATCATTACTGCTTTTCTCACCCAGACTACTTTTTGTTTAATGGACACCAAAGGAAACAAGCAGCAATGAGGTTGATTTTGTACCAAAAATTATTTGAAGATTTTGTGCAGA ATGCAGGAAAAGAAGATGATAGTGACATTGATATCTACCATGAGAAATATGCTGAGGAGGCTGCCTTAGCAGAACTAGAAGACGACGTAGAATGGCCTTGGTAA
- the LOC132600464 gene encoding disease resistance protein RPV1-like isoform X2 gives MSQFVHQAYLSFRSKEISKTFGDHLHTALLNAGIPSFRPDEELKEEEKKLQKAIQESRVLIVVISNDYASSQRCLDDLIHMLESKRAFGHFLLPVFYVVDPSDVRKQKGSFEEAFFRYEERYKTENDERRKKWTEKVEKWRAALREVADLGGMVLQNQADGYESRFIQEIVKVVAGKLRRTMLSVAPHPIGIDSRVKDIDLWLQEGSTSVDILAIHGMGGIGKTTIAKTAYNLNFDRFEGSGFLADVRKVLEKYDGLARLQRQLLSNILGKNVEKIYNVSEGAIKIQEVISCKRVLLVLDDIDNIDQLNAVLGMRQWFYPGSKIIITTRNGHLLTSTEACRCRMYKLKALDAKESLQLFCWHAFGEESHPLEYMDLTIDVVHHCKGIPLALKVLGSSLGDTSIEVWESALRKLKAIPDSKILEKLRISYECLPDDNVQNLFLDIVCFFAGKDKDYAVTILDGCGFFSVVGIQILVDRCLLAIDHNKLMVHQLLQDMGRGIIREESPWEPRKRSRIWKHKDAFNILLGKTGTERIQGLVLDIRMLKEVEYIRQNFNGNNVNSQRQQSLAAVELFRNVFSETSNGVRFEIDAFSRMQKLRILQLTETKFTGSYKWFPKSLKLLHWRGFFLKSIPKDFPLENLVALDMRRSRLQQAWEGTRMLKSLKIFNLSHSHFLRRTPDFSGLPNLEKLILKDCVRLFHIHESIGDLEELVLLNLRDCKNLTNLPRSFCKLKSLETLIISGCSELALSTIDLGKLESLKILHADEINYNHKKSWVALWQSWSSKLKKSPDYDNFSLYSLSSSLVSLSLAKCKLTDDALSLGVNNLFSLRHLNLSGNLISNLPQSITNLSMLQDLWLDACPSLQSLPNLPSRLIKLKATECTSLERVTNLLETHTLFLDVRGSEKLTEIPGLFKLEPISNFKEEMVNTLNHLNLDDIQNTDVELFNRLTNTKRIYSVQGLYEFGIFSTYFPGSEIPSWYRRKGEESLLTLEVDSHTDTKIIGLNICVVYSRSNHQKSRCWGENQLGNWYSFFIKLNNVSKGVKWIYAPTFIGIPGPNENLTFLCHWKLGKYLEAGDEINVSIIGWSYTFQMKDFGVNLEFDTLETDLSRAPSGDSNELAINTNDPSAYVSGDCVMESYMPVYQLAWNHYCFSHPDYFLFNGHQRKQAAMRLILYQKLFEDFVQRKEDDSDIDIYHEKYAEEAALAELEDDVEWPW, from the exons ATGTCTCAGTTTGTTCATCAAGCATATTTAAGTTTCAGAAGCAAGGAAATAAGCAAGACCTTTGGAGATCATCTTCATACAGCCTTGTTAAATGCTGGTATCCCCTCATTCAGGCCTGATGAAGAGCTTAAGGAAGAAGAGAAAAAGCTGCAGAAAGCAATTCAAGAATCCAGAGTTCTTATAGTTGTCATTTCAAATGACTATGCTTCTTCTCAGAGATGTCTTGATGATCTCATCCATATGCTTGAAAGCAAGAGAGCTTTTGGGCATTTTCTTCTGCCTGTGTTTTATGTTGTGGATCCATCAGATGTGAGGAAGCAGAAAGGGAGCTTTGAAGAAGCTTTCTTtaggtatgaagagagatataaaACAGAGAATGATGAAAGGAGAAAGAAATGGACGGAGAAGGTGGAAAAATGGAGGGCTGCTTTAAGAGAAGTTGCTGATTTGGGAGGAATGGTCTTACAGAATCAAGCTGATGG GTATGAGTCGAGGTTTATACAAGAAATTGTCAAGGTGGTTGCAGGAAAATTGAGGCGCACTATGTTAAGTGTTGCTCCCCACCCAATTGGAATAGATTCTCGAGTCAAGGACATTGATTTGTGGTTACAAGAGGGATCAACTAGTGTAGATATTCTGGCAATACATGGTATGGGAGGAATTGGCAAAACCACAATAGCCAAAACAGCTTATAACCTGAATTTTGATAGATTTGAAGGCAGCGGCTTCCTTGCAGACGTGAGAAAAGTTTTAGAAAAGTACGATGGTTTAGCTCGTCTGCAAAGACAACTTCTTTCAAATATTCTCGGGAAAAATGTTGAAAAGATATACAATGTCAGTGAAGGGGCCATCAAGATTCAAGAAGTCATCAGCTGCAAAAGAGTCCTCCTTGTTCTTGATGACATAGACAACATAGATCAACTAAATGCTGTACTTGGTATGAGGCAATGGTTTTATCCAGGTAGCAAAATTATCATAACAACAAGAAATGGCCATTTATTAACTTCTACTGAAGCATGTAGATGTAGGATGTATAAGCTAAAGGCTTTGGATGCCAAAGAATCACTTCAATTGTTCTGTTGGCATGCATTTGGTGAAGAAAGCCACCCTTTAGAGTATATGGATCTTACAATAGATGTTGTACATCATTGTAAAGGAATTCCGTTAGCTCTTAAAGTTTTGGGTTCCTCTCTTGGTGATACAAGTATAGAGGTTTGGGAAAGTGCATTAAGGAAATTGAAAGCTATTCCAGACAGTAAAATCCTTGAAAAACTAAGGATAAGTTATGAATGTCTACCAGATGATAATGTTCAGAACCTATTCCTTGATATTGTCTGTTTCTTTGCTGGTAAGGACAAAGATTATGCAGTAACAATACTTGATGGGTGTGGGTTCTTTTCAGTAGTTGGAATTCAGATTCTTGTTGACAGATGCCTATTAGCGATTGACCATAACAAACTGATGGTGCATCAATTACTTCAAGACATGGGAAGAGGAATTATTCGGGAAGAATCCCCTTGGGAGCCTAGGAAACGAAGCAGAATTTGGAAACACAAAGATGCCTTTAACATATTGCTGGGGAAAACA GGTACTGAAAGAATCCAAGGTCTAGTTCTTGACATCCGGATGCTGAAGGAAGTGGAATATATCAGACAAAATTTCAATGGAAATAATGTTAATTCACAAAGGCAACAGAGTTTAGCTGCTGTTGAACTGTTCAGAAACGTTTTTtcagaaacttcaaatggtgtGCGGTTTGAAATTGATGCATTTTCAAGAATGCAGAAACTGAGAATTCTACAGCTTACAGAAACAAAATTCACTGGTAGCTACAAATGGTTTCCTAAGAGTTTAAAATTGCTCCATTGGCGTGGATTTTTTTTGAAGTCCATTCCAAAGGATTTTCCTTTGGAGAACCTGGTTGCTCTTGATATGAGGAGGAGCAGATTGCAACAAGCCTGGGAGGGAACTAGG ATGCTTAAGTCATTAAAAATTTTCAATCTCAGCCATTCCCATTTCCTAAGAAGAACTCCTGATTTTTCTGGGCTTCCTAATCTGGAAAAACTCATATTGAAGGATTGCGTAAGATTGTTCCATATTCATGAATCGATTGGAGATCTCGAGGAACTTGTTCTCTTGAACCTAAGAGACTGCAAGAATCTGACGAATCTTCCAAGAAGCTTTTGTAAGCTCAAGTCCTTGGAAACACTCATCATTTCTGGTTGTTCTGAACTTGCTCTATCAACAATTGATCTAGGAAAGCTGGAATCTTTGAAAATCCTCCACGCAGATGAAATTAACTACAATCACAAGAAATCATGGGTTGCACTCTGGCAATCTTGGtcatcaaaattaaaaaaatcccCAGATTATGATAACTTTTCATTGTATTCTTTATCAAGTTCCCTGGTTAGCTTAAGTCTGGCAAAATGCAAGCTAACAGATGATGCTTTGTCACTTGGTGTTAACAACCTTTTCTCATTACGACACCTAAATCTAAGTGGAAACCTGATTTCTAACCTTCCACAGAGTATCACAAATCTGAGTATGCTTCAGGACCTTTGGCTAGACGCATGCCCAAGCCTCCAATCGCTACCCAATCTTCCTTCAAGGCTCATCAAGCTGAAGGCTACAGAATGCACATCACTAGAAAGAGTTACAAATCTATTGGAGACTCATACACTATTCTTGGATGTTAGAGGCAGTGAGAAACTAACTGAGATTCCTGGACTGTTCAAGCTGGAGCCGATAAGTAATTTCAAAGAGGAAATGGTAAACACTTTGAACCATCTCAACCTggatgatatacaaaatacagaTGTGGAACTATTTAACAGGCTTACCAACACAAAAAGGATATATTCAGTGCAG GGACTCTATGAGTTTGGCATCTTCAGCACTTATTTTCCTGGAAGTGAGATCCCAAGTTGGTACAGAAGGAAGGGTGAAGAAAGCTTATTGACTCTGGAAGTGGATTCTCATACTGATACAAAGATTATAGGACTTAATATATGCGTTGTATATTCACGTTCCAATCACCAGAAATCTCGATGCTGGGGTGAAAACCAACTTGGGAACTGGTATTCCTTCTTCATCAAACTGAATAATGTGTCCAAGGGTGTCAAATGGATTTACGCCCCAACATTCATAGGCATTCCAGGACCTAATGAAAACTTGACATTTTTATGCCACTGGAAATTGGGGAAGTATCTAGAAGCTGGTGATGAGATTAATGTCTCAATAATAGGTTGGAGTTATACTTTTCAGATGAAAGATTTTGGAGTTAACCTTGAGTTTGACACACTAGAAACAGATCTATCCCGAGCACCAAGTGGTGATTCAAACGAGCTAGCAATTAACACTAATGATCCTAGTGCTTATGTATCTGGAGACTGTGTCATGGAAAGTTATATGCCTGTGTATCAGCTAGCATGGAATCATTACTGCTTTTCTCACCCAGACTACTTTTTGTTTAATGGACACCAAAGGAAACAAGCAGCAATGAGGTTGATTTTGTACCAAAAATTATTTGAAGATTTTGTGCAGA GAAAAGAAGATGATAGTGACATTGATATCTACCATGAGAAATATGCTGAGGAGGCTGCCTTAGCAGAACTAGAAGACGACGTAGAATGGCCTTGGTAA
- the LOC132600465 gene encoding probable inactive purple acid phosphatase 29, producing MENSSKSIKLFLILIILSSLLQLSKASNPLTKLRFDVKNGEFRILQVADMHYGDGKMTPCEDVLPDQMSTCSDLNTTDFIIRMIHKEKPHLIVFTGDNIFGFDAKDAVKSMNAAFAPAISSNIPWTAILGNHDQESTLSREGVMKHIVGMKNTLSQLNPPDIPDIDGFGNYNLEVHGIEGSKLANKSVLNLYFLDSGDYSTVPSIPGYGWIKPSQQFWFQRTSKKLKRTYSKKAPAPGLAYFHIPLPEYANFDSSNFTGVRQEGISSASINSGFFTTVVEAGDVKAVFAGHDHINDFCGKLMDINLCYAGGFGYHAYGKAGWSRRARMVVASLEKTGKGGWGAVKSIKTWKRLDDEHLTTIDTQVLWRKSSAGARRKKPIGHQ from the exons ATGGAGAATTCTTCCAAGTCAATAAAACTATTCCTAATACTCATAATTCTCAGCTCATTATTACaactaagtaaagcatctaatccacTCACAAAGCTGAGATTTGACGTTAAAAATGGTGAGTTTAGGATATTACAGGTTGCAGATATGCACTATGGAGATGGAAAAATGACACCGTGTGAGGATGTGTTACCTGACCAGATGTCCACGTGTTCGGATCTGAATACAACTGATTTTATTATACGTATGATTCACAAAGAGAAACCTCATCTCATTGTTTTTACCG GGGACAACATTTTTGGATTTGATGCCAAGGATGCTGTAAAATCCATGAATGCTGCTTTTGCTCCTGCAATATCTTCAAACATACCATGGACTGCTATATTGGGGAATCATGACCAAGAATCTACACTTTCAAGGGAAGGCGTGATGAAACATATTGTGGGCATGAAAAATACTTTATCTCAGTTGAATCCTCCTGACATTCCTGATATTGATGGTTTTGGGAATTATAATCTGGAAGTCCATGGGATCGAGGGTTCCAAGCTGGCTAATAAGTCCGTTCTCAATCTGTATTTCCTTGACAGTGGAGATTACTCTACTGTTCCGTCCATACCTGGTTATGGTTGGATTAAACCCTCTCAACAGTTCTGGTTTCAACGCACCTCTAAGAAGCTTAAG AGAACTTATTCTAAGAAGGCTCCTGCTCCAGGCCTTGCTTACTTTCATATTCCGTTACCTGAATATGCAAACTTTGACTCATCAAACTTCACTGGGGTTAGACAAGAAGGCATAAGCTCTGCTTCGATAAATTCAGGCTTCTTCACTACTGTGGTGGAAGCTGGTGATGTAAAGGCCGTATTTGCGGGCCATGATCACATAAATGATTTTTGTGGCAAGTTGATGGACATAAATCTTTGCTATGCTGGAGGCTTTGGATATCACGCTTATGGGAAGGCTGGATGGTCAAGGAGGGCAAGGATGGTAGTAGCATCTTTGGAGAAAACAGGAAAAGGAGGGTGGGGAGCTGTCAAATCTATTAAAACATGGAAGCGACTTGATGATGAACATCTTACTACCATCGATACTCAGGTGCTCTGGAGGAAGAGCTCTGCCG GTGCTCGTAGAAAAAAGCCTATCGGCCACCAGTAA
- the LOC132600466 gene encoding uncharacterized protein LOC132600466, translating to MGRKRSNNEDGEREKEEEKPIKRVKENNEIRESMRPSMIKNKEKRSAVHAKLKQQKKVDKRKKVKAREAAEKKALELGEEPPPKMVPRTIENTRESDETVCLPDDEELFAGNDVDEFSAVLRKERTPKVLITTSRYNSTRGPAFISDLISVIPNAHYYKRGTYDLKKIVQYANEKEFTSVIVVHTNRREPDALLVIGLPDGPTAHFKLSKLMLRKDIKNHGKPTSHKPELVLTNFTTRLGHRVGRMIQSLFPQDPEFRGRRVVTFHNQRDFIFFRHHRYIFETKESKQKETKGKKSKDEKKPQERTIARLQECGPRFTLKLISLQHGTFDTKGGEYEWVHKPEMDTSRRRFFL from the exons ATGGGTCGAAAAAGAAGCAATAATGAAGATGGAGAAAgggaaaaggaagaagaaaaaccCATTAAAAGGGTTAAAGAAAACAATGAAATAAGGGAAAGTATGCGTCCTTCAATGATTAAGAATAAGGAAAAAAGATCAGCTGTACATGCTAAGTTGAAGCAACAAAAGAAGGTTGATAAGAGGAAGAAAGTTAAAGCTCGTGAAGCTGCTGAGAAAAAAGCACTTGAGCTAGGTGAAGAG CCTCCACCAAAGATGGTACCCAGAACGATTGAGAATACAAGGGAGTCAGATGAGACTGTCTGTTTACCTGATGATGAAGAG CTATTTGCTGGCAACGATGTTGATGAATTTAGTGCAGTTCTGAGGAAGGAGCGTACTCCGAAAGTATTGATTACAACATCCCGTTACAACTCTACA AGAGGACCAGCATTTATTTCCGATCTTATTTCTGTGATTCCTAATGCTCATTACTATAAAAGAGGGACTTATGACCTAAAAAAG ATTGTCCAATATGCAAATGAGAAGGAATTTACTTCTGTTATTGTAGTCCACACCAATCGCCGTGAACCAG ATGCTCTTCTCGTCATTGGGTTACCTGATGGACCTACTGCTCATTTCAAGCTCTCAAAGCTCATGCTACGTAAGGATATCAAG AATCATGGAAAGCCAACTAGTCACAAGCCTGAGCTAGTTTTGACCAACTTCACGACACGCTTGGGGCATCGAGTTGGGAG GATGATACAGTCACTTTTTCCACAAGACCCCGAATTTCGTGGCCGTCGAGTTGTGACCTTTCACAACCAACGTGATTTCATATTCTTTCGCCATCATCG CTACATTTTTGAAACCAAAGAGAGCAAACAAAAAGAAACCAAAGGTAAAAAAAGCAAGGATGAGAAGAAGCCACAAGAAAGGACAATTGCCCGTCTGCAG GAATGTGGTCCTCGATTTACTCTCAAATTAATCAGTCTTCAACATGGTACTTTTGATACAAAGGGTGGGGAATATGAATGGGTTCACAAG CCGGAGATGGATACAAGTCGACGGAGATTTTTCTTGTGA